The following coding sequences lie in one Polynucleobacter necessarius genomic window:
- a CDS encoding TRAP transporter small permease subunit, whose amino-acid sequence MILLSCVVSAINALLRYGPDISNNWPLELQWYLFAAAVMLGSAYTLKRNEHVRVDIIYSHLTDRRRLWVDLLGLIFFLMPACILFAWFSWTSLFYPSWIIMEHSLNSGGLARYPIKFVVPFGFFMLSLQGLSEIIKRIGALNGEMTLPAEYLQYEKPIQ is encoded by the coding sequence ATGATTTTGCTGTCTTGCGTAGTATCGGCAATTAACGCACTGCTCAGATATGGCCCAGACATCAGCAACAACTGGCCACTTGAGCTTCAGTGGTACCTTTTTGCTGCTGCTGTGATGCTAGGATCTGCATATACTCTTAAACGCAATGAGCATGTTCGTGTCGATATTATCTACTCGCACCTCACCGATCGAAGACGTCTTTGGGTTGATCTCCTCGGCCTCATCTTCTTTTTAATGCCAGCATGCATATTATTTGCTTGGTTTTCTTGGACGTCTCTGTTTTATCCATCATGGATCATCATGGAGCATTCACTGAACTCAGGCGGACTGGCGCGCTATCCCATTAAATTTGTAGTGCCTTTCGGGTTCTTCATGCTAAGCCTGCAAGGTCTTTCTGAAATCATCAAACGTATCGGCGCTCTCAACGGTGAAATGACTTTGCCTGCTGAATACCTGCAATACGAGAAGCCTATCCAATGA
- the argH gene encoding argininosuccinate lyase, translating into MSSSKNSLANKTQAWSARFAEPVDELVQRYTASIGFDQRFAMVDIAGSLAHAEMLATQKIISPQDLADIQRGMAQIKSEIESGEFNWQLALEDVHLNIEARLTALVGDAGKRLHTSRSRNDQVATDLRLWLRGSVDDIAITLRSLRGALLDLAEKHAATIMPGHTHLQVAQPITFGHHLMAYYEMFSRDASRLADLRARFNRLPLGAAALAGTTYPIDREQVAKALGFDGICNNSLDAVSDRDFAIEFCAFASILMMHVSRLSEELILWLSPCFGFIDLPDRFCTGSSIMPQKKNPDVPELARGKTGRVYGDLISLLTLMKGQPLAYNKDNQEDKEPLFDAVDTVQDTLRIFADMVPHIEVKADVMKAAAEEGFATATDLADYLVKKGLVFRDAHEAVAHAVKACVGRNCMLTDLSLSELRFACGLDNRPELMSDDVFALLTVDGSVQSRQHAGGTAPTQVLSAIKRGRANL; encoded by the coding sequence ATGAGCTCATCAAAAAATTCCTTAGCCAACAAAACCCAAGCTTGGTCAGCGCGTTTTGCCGAACCCGTCGACGAACTTGTTCAGCGCTATACCGCCTCCATTGGGTTTGATCAACGTTTTGCCATGGTCGATATCGCCGGCTCTCTAGCCCATGCGGAAATGCTGGCCACCCAAAAAATCATCAGTCCTCAAGATTTAGCAGACATTCAAAGGGGAATGGCGCAAATTAAGAGTGAAATTGAATCCGGTGAATTTAACTGGCAATTAGCGCTCGAAGATGTTCACCTCAATATTGAGGCCCGACTCACAGCACTGGTTGGGGATGCCGGTAAGCGTTTGCATACTAGTCGCTCTCGTAATGACCAAGTGGCAACAGATTTACGTCTTTGGTTACGTGGCAGCGTAGATGACATTGCTATCACCCTGAGGTCTTTACGTGGAGCACTTTTAGATTTGGCAGAAAAACATGCTGCCACCATCATGCCAGGTCATACCCATTTGCAAGTTGCACAACCGATTACTTTTGGCCACCATTTGATGGCTTACTACGAGATGTTTAGTCGTGATGCAAGTCGCTTAGCAGACTTGCGTGCACGCTTTAATCGTTTGCCCTTAGGTGCTGCAGCATTAGCAGGAACTACCTACCCCATTGATCGTGAGCAGGTTGCTAAGGCTCTTGGCTTTGATGGTATCTGCAATAACTCTCTTGACGCTGTATCAGATCGAGATTTTGCAATTGAGTTCTGCGCCTTTGCTTCTATCTTGATGATGCATGTATCCCGTCTATCAGAAGAGCTGATTTTATGGCTCAGCCCCTGCTTTGGCTTTATCGATCTGCCTGATCGCTTCTGCACCGGCAGCTCCATCATGCCGCAGAAGAAAAATCCCGATGTTCCAGAATTAGCCCGCGGTAAAACTGGTAGGGTTTATGGTGACCTGATTTCTTTATTGACACTGATGAAGGGACAACCACTTGCCTACAATAAAGATAACCAAGAGGATAAAGAGCCTTTATTTGATGCAGTCGATACCGTGCAAGATACCTTACGTATTTTTGCTGACATGGTGCCTCATATAGAAGTGAAAGCTGATGTCATGAAAGCTGCTGCAGAGGAAGGCTTTGCTACCGCAACTGACCTCGCTGACTACCTAGTTAAAAAAGGTTTAGTCTTCCGCGATGCACATGAAGCAGTTGCTCATGCCGTAAAGGCCTGTGTGGGCAGAAACTGCATGTTGACTGATCTAAGTCTTTCTGAATTGCGCTTTGCTTGTGGTCTAGACAACCGTCCTGAACTCATGAGTGATGATGTTTTTGCTTTGCTTACCGTTGATGGTTCTGTCCAGTCACGCCAACATGCCGGTGGCACTGCTCCAACACAAGTACTGTCAGCTATTAAACGAGGTCGTGCAAATCTTTAA
- the hemC gene encoding hydroxymethylbilane synthase translates to MSQTLNSSSSAAPKRLVIASRESRLAMWQAEHVRDCLKKLYPDCDVQILGMTTHGDQILDRVLSKAGGKGLFVKELETALEDGRADLAVHSLKDVPMVMPEGFDLACVMTREDARDAFVSNDYASLEDLPVGAIVGTSSLRRESVLRAKFPHLIIQPLRGNLDTRMGKLDRGGYQAIILAAAGLKRLGLESRIRAFLPYDPYTPAAGQGALGIETLSKHPDIKQWLSPLNDLPTLFAVSAERMVSRQLGGSCEVSLAAHAVWDQNQMSICSFVASTDGKAICLANGSAQVNSVEDAEALGLLVARDLLSQGAADLIPTLPKQDNN, encoded by the coding sequence ATGTCCCAAACCCTGAATTCTTCATCCTCGGCTGCCCCAAAGCGCCTCGTAATTGCCTCCCGTGAAAGTCGCCTCGCTATGTGGCAGGCTGAGCATGTCCGGGATTGCCTTAAAAAGCTCTATCCCGACTGCGATGTGCAGATTTTGGGAATGACTACCCATGGGGACCAGATTTTGGATAGAGTCCTTTCTAAAGCGGGTGGAAAAGGGCTTTTTGTGAAAGAGCTCGAGACGGCTCTTGAGGATGGTCGCGCAGATTTGGCGGTGCATTCTTTAAAAGACGTGCCTATGGTGATGCCGGAGGGTTTTGATCTGGCTTGCGTCATGACTAGAGAAGATGCAAGAGACGCATTTGTCTCCAATGATTATGCCAGTCTCGAGGATCTGCCTGTCGGCGCAATAGTCGGCACATCTAGTCTGCGCCGCGAGTCAGTTCTGCGTGCAAAGTTTCCTCACCTGATCATCCAGCCACTAAGAGGTAACTTGGATACTCGCATGGGTAAGTTGGATCGAGGGGGGTATCAGGCCATTATTCTGGCTGCTGCTGGCTTAAAGCGCTTAGGTCTAGAGTCTCGCATCCGCGCATTCCTGCCTTACGACCCGTATACGCCAGCTGCTGGTCAGGGTGCTTTAGGAATTGAAACATTGAGTAAGCATCCCGATATCAAACAGTGGCTTTCCCCATTAAATGACTTACCTACATTATTTGCAGTCTCTGCTGAACGAATGGTGTCGCGTCAACTGGGTGGATCTTGCGAGGTCTCATTGGCTGCACATGCAGTATGGGATCAGAATCAAATGAGCATTTGTTCCTTTGTTGCTAGCACTGATGGCAAAGCAATTTGCCTAGCGAATGGAAGTGCTCAAGTCAATTCGGTTGAAGATGCCGAGGCTCTAGGGCTTTTAGTGGCACGGGACTTGCTGTCCCAGGGTGCGGCAGACTTAATTCCAACCCTACCTAAGCAAGATAATAATTAA
- a CDS encoding uroporphyrinogen-III synthase, which yields MSTKTIIVTRPSGQARQLIEVLTIAIEESGVAKRSFPEVLSLPLLTIVPKTDEALAEQIVAVLNQVDLAIFVSPNAIESVMRLLERDWQDLAKKIIPIGVMGGSSHQALKNHGIGLERMPTPIILPESNENWDSEGLWQELQSLHWDWENKKVVIFKGEGGRDWLADTLKKAGAKVDAISTYSRVPLDIEHSAWQAIRDIDLSKSLWLLTSSEAVRYLGEVFKDQFTQNLNSACALCPHHNIADAAEFIGFSEIFTSKPGDEALVKSTLAWLTL from the coding sequence ATGAGCACTAAAACCATCATTGTTACTAGGCCAAGTGGTCAGGCTCGTCAATTGATTGAGGTGCTTACTATTGCGATAGAAGAAAGTGGTGTAGCAAAACGTAGTTTCCCAGAGGTCCTGTCTCTGCCCTTGTTAACGATTGTTCCAAAGACTGACGAGGCATTGGCGGAGCAAATTGTCGCCGTCTTGAATCAAGTAGATCTTGCCATTTTCGTAAGCCCAAATGCTATCGAGAGTGTGATGCGTTTATTAGAGCGAGACTGGCAAGACCTTGCAAAAAAGATTATCCCGATTGGTGTGATGGGGGGAAGCAGTCATCAAGCCCTTAAAAATCATGGCATTGGATTAGAGCGGATGCCGACACCGATCATCCTTCCTGAGAGTAATGAAAACTGGGATTCAGAGGGCTTGTGGCAAGAACTCCAATCACTTCATTGGGATTGGGAGAATAAAAAAGTAGTGATCTTTAAGGGTGAGGGTGGCCGTGATTGGTTGGCTGACACACTAAAAAAGGCGGGCGCTAAGGTTGACGCCATTTCTACCTATAGTCGAGTACCTCTAGATATTGAGCATTCTGCTTGGCAGGCGATCCGAGACATCGATTTGAGCAAGTCACTTTGGTTGCTGACATCCTCTGAGGCAGTCCGCTATCTTGGCGAAGTATTCAAAGATCAATTTACTCAAAATCTCAATAGCGCTTGTGCGCTATGCCCACATCACAACATAGCCGATGCAGCAGAGTTCATTGGATTCAGTGAAATTTTTACTAGTAAGCCGGGCGACGAGGCTCTAGTGAAGTCGACCTTAGCTTGGCTAACGCTTTAA
- a CDS encoding chorismate--pyruvate lyase family protein: MIHRNRLRSAWNRVGSGEIHRALREWQPWLSDTGSLTQKIEAVIGQKLEVQVLRDYPQSLNSDESHYFHFQLRRCRVREVLLCSNGIPLVMAHSVIPTFSSSGSNHAILRLGTKPLGAVLFSKVRKHSKAKPPRDIARLDKSSELWKKCAKQLNGLSSPLWARRTLYRLKGHPILVNEIFLPELLKAAKF, encoded by the coding sequence ATGATTCACCGTAATCGTCTCCGTTCTGCATGGAATCGAGTCGGTTCCGGTGAAATCCATCGGGCGCTACGCGAGTGGCAACCCTGGTTGAGCGATACCGGTTCTCTCACCCAAAAGATTGAGGCTGTCATTGGGCAAAAACTAGAAGTGCAAGTTTTGCGTGACTACCCTCAATCACTGAATAGCGACGAAAGTCATTATTTTCATTTCCAACTCAGACGTTGCAGAGTTCGCGAAGTGCTACTTTGTTCCAATGGAATTCCATTGGTAATGGCGCATAGTGTCATTCCTACATTTAGCTCAAGCGGAAGTAATCATGCCATCCTGCGCCTTGGCACTAAGCCTTTAGGCGCAGTCTTATTTAGCAAAGTTCGTAAACACTCAAAAGCAAAACCGCCTCGTGATATTGCTCGCTTGGATAAAAGCAGTGAATTATGGAAAAAATGCGCCAAGCAGTTGAATGGTTTAAGCTCGCCTTTATGGGCACGACGCACCCTTTATCGCTTAAAAGGACACCCCATTTTGGTTAACGAAATTTTCTTGCCTGAACTTCTAAAGGCTGCGAAGTTTTAG
- a CDS encoding DEAD/DEAH box helicase has product MTFSKETKQESKDSKSAGNEFQNFALAASLLKNVAELGFTQATEVQAQVIPAALAGGDLLVSSQTGSGKTAAFLLPLINQLIESNPNSSPVPGRAQPKVLVLCPTRELAQQVAADAVNLVRGMKGIRIATVMGGMPYRKQIQALKGALLVVATPGRLLDLCDSKAIRLDDVKQLVIDEADRMLDMGFAEDLEAIDKRCSGRDQTLMFSATFSPKIMSLANELTTDARRIELAHAGEKHANIVQKLHWADSMSHKHKLLEHILADASLDQAVVFASTQVESEKIADTLRANGYEATALHGAMPQAVRMRRLESLRKGHTKILVATDVAARGIDVPRINHVINFGLPMKPEDYTHRIGRTGRAGRNGVAITLVEHRDRAKIRNIERFTQQDIVASVIAGLEPQAKPSFGGGGSGGDNAGSGHSGDSRPARSADSRPARPAGGPRFAKPKSGGQRRNFSGS; this is encoded by the coding sequence ATGACTTTTTCTAAAGAAACTAAACAAGAGTCGAAAGACTCAAAGAGCGCTGGAAATGAATTCCAGAATTTTGCCCTAGCGGCATCACTCCTTAAAAACGTTGCTGAACTGGGATTTACCCAAGCTACCGAAGTGCAAGCACAGGTTATTCCTGCAGCTTTAGCAGGCGGTGACTTATTGGTCAGCAGCCAAACTGGTAGCGGTAAAACCGCAGCCTTTTTATTACCCCTAATTAATCAACTGATTGAAAGTAACCCGAACAGTTCACCAGTTCCAGGCCGCGCACAACCTAAAGTGTTAGTACTCTGCCCTACTCGCGAATTAGCTCAGCAGGTTGCCGCCGATGCAGTGAACTTAGTTCGCGGTATGAAAGGTATCCGTATTGCCACCGTTATGGGTGGCATGCCTTACAGAAAACAAATCCAAGCATTGAAAGGTGCATTGTTAGTTGTTGCAACTCCAGGTCGTTTGCTCGACTTGTGCGATAGCAAAGCAATTCGCTTAGATGATGTTAAACAGCTCGTGATTGACGAAGCTGATCGCATGCTCGACATGGGATTTGCTGAAGATCTCGAAGCAATTGATAAGCGTTGCTCTGGTCGCGACCAAACCTTGATGTTCTCTGCAACTTTTTCACCAAAGATTATGTCTTTAGCAAATGAGTTGACTACAGATGCTAGGCGTATTGAACTTGCTCATGCAGGTGAAAAACACGCTAACATTGTGCAGAAGTTGCACTGGGCTGACAGCATGTCACACAAGCACAAATTGCTTGAGCACATTTTGGCTGATGCCTCTTTGGATCAAGCAGTAGTGTTTGCTAGCACTCAAGTTGAAAGCGAAAAGATTGCCGACACCTTGCGTGCTAATGGCTACGAAGCTACTGCACTTCATGGTGCAATGCCTCAAGCCGTGCGTATGCGCCGCCTCGAGTCTTTGCGTAAAGGTCACACCAAGATTTTGGTTGCAACCGACGTAGCTGCTCGCGGTATCGATGTCCCACGCATTAATCACGTGATTAACTTTGGCTTACCAATGAAACCAGAAGACTATACGCACCGCATTGGTCGTACAGGTCGTGCAGGTCGTAATGGTGTGGCAATCACTTTGGTTGAACATCGTGATCGCGCCAAGATCCGTAATATTGAGCGCTTTACACAGCAAGATATCGTCGCTTCAGTCATCGCTGGTTTAGAGCCACAAGCTAAACCAAGCTTTGGCGGTGGTGGTTCTGGCGGCGATAATGCTGGTAGTGGTCACTCAGGTGATTCACGTCCCGCTCGCTCGGCTGATTCACGTCCAGCACGCCCGGCAGGCGGTCCACGCTTTGCGAAACCAAAGTCCGGCGGCCAACGTCGTAACTTTAGCGGTAGCTAA
- the leuE gene encoding leucine efflux protein LeuE, with product MEWLTFNFFSPDHAGIIDFPTYLLGTIFTILFPGPNSLYVLTITTQKGWRFGVWGAIGIFIGDSILMAAVALGAASLLLSSPVLFKIVRTTGALYLAWMGWGLCRNGIRRWNQVLDEESDGALQTRVMQLHPLVAALTLSLTNPKAILFFIAFFSQFIRPDFERPAHTFFYLAIVLQFLSMAYLASLICVGQFFLKFFLRQLRLAAALWMLAGVLFIGFAGRLLFA from the coding sequence ATGGAGTGGCTTACTTTCAATTTCTTTTCACCCGATCATGCTGGGATCATTGATTTTCCAACTTATCTTTTGGGAACTATTTTTACTATTTTGTTCCCAGGGCCTAACTCACTGTACGTTTTAACTATCACCACGCAAAAGGGATGGCGCTTTGGTGTTTGGGGTGCCATTGGAATTTTTATAGGCGACTCCATCTTGATGGCTGCAGTTGCTTTGGGCGCTGCCTCGCTCCTACTCTCATCCCCAGTGTTATTTAAGATTGTCCGCACTACAGGAGCGCTCTATTTAGCTTGGATGGGTTGGGGATTATGTCGCAATGGAATCAGGCGATGGAATCAAGTTCTTGATGAAGAGTCTGACGGAGCCTTACAAACCAGGGTAATGCAATTACACCCATTGGTTGCTGCGCTTACGCTCTCATTAACCAATCCCAAAGCAATCTTGTTCTTTATTGCTTTTTTCTCGCAGTTCATTCGTCCAGACTTTGAGCGTCCTGCGCACACCTTTTTCTATCTTGCGATCGTTTTACAGTTTTTGAGTATGGCTTATTTGGCCAGTTTGATCTGTGTGGGACAATTTTTCCTGAAATTTTTTCTGCGACAACTCCGCTTAGCAGCAGCGCTATGGATGCTAGCGGGAGTATTGTTTATTGGCTTTGCTGGTCGACTGCTGTTTGCTTGA
- a CDS encoding aldehyde dehydrogenase family protein — translation MEAGQQDEFIQELQSAAQMQFSNPEELTGPIDEKQLQYWQHLVDDALDRGAKVIPLLNNPGAGARPFEPLALINVPPEARVLHEEIFGPILPIVTIANTAAAIAYVNSKPKPLALYWFGKDKKNMKQVLNETRSGGVTINDTLLHIAIEHLPFGGVGASGMGSYHGKAGFDTFSHQKSIFEVRGLFGLNLFNGTQIARPPYGKKIAWLIRYLK, via the coding sequence ATAGAAGCAGGTCAGCAAGATGAGTTTATTCAGGAATTACAAAGTGCAGCCCAAATGCAATTCAGTAACCCAGAAGAACTAACTGGTCCTATTGATGAAAAGCAGTTGCAATACTGGCAACACCTAGTGGATGATGCGCTTGATCGTGGCGCAAAAGTCATTCCCTTACTCAATAATCCAGGAGCGGGCGCTAGACCATTCGAGCCACTTGCATTAATCAATGTTCCACCTGAAGCGCGCGTTCTGCATGAAGAAATTTTTGGCCCTATTTTGCCTATTGTCACTATTGCCAATACTGCGGCAGCTATTGCTTATGTGAACAGTAAACCTAAGCCATTGGCCTTATATTGGTTTGGTAAGGACAAAAAGAATATGAAGCAGGTTTTAAATGAAACCCGCTCAGGCGGCGTCACAATCAATGACACACTTTTACATATCGCCATTGAGCATTTACCGTTTGGTGGAGTGGGAGCTAGTGGTATGGGCAGTTATCACGGTAAAGCAGGTTTTGATACCTTCAGCCATCAAAAGTCAATTTTTGAGGTGCGTGGTCTCTTTGGGCTCAATCTCTTTAACGGGACTCAAATAGCACGCCCTCCGTATGGGAAAAAGATAGCTTGGTTAATACGCTATTTAAAGTAG
- a CDS encoding ThiF family adenylyltransferase, with protein sequence MAEDKAEGSIENRRFGGVSRLYGPELRERFLNASVVVVGLGGVGSWAAEALARTGIGHLILIDFDHIAESNTNRQLHALEGQYGKAKVEAMTQRILQINPEIHLTAYDDFLEPENLDQFIPAGAYILDAMDSVQTKIALSVWARKNTRSLVMCGAAGGKTDPTSVRCDDLSRTEQDALLAKVRQGLRQDHGFSRNLKHKIGIRAVYSHEPRAGASTGGLACSGYGSTVMVTAACGLAAAAEILNLIGQDQE encoded by the coding sequence ATGGCAGAAGACAAGGCAGAAGGAAGCATAGAAAACAGGCGTTTTGGTGGTGTCTCACGACTCTATGGTCCTGAGCTGCGCGAGCGATTTTTAAATGCATCCGTTGTAGTGGTGGGTCTGGGGGGTGTTGGCTCTTGGGCAGCAGAGGCCTTGGCTCGTACTGGCATAGGTCATCTTATTTTAATTGATTTCGATCACATTGCAGAGAGTAATACCAATCGACAACTGCATGCGCTTGAGGGGCAGTATGGCAAAGCAAAAGTCGAAGCCATGACTCAGCGTATTTTGCAGATTAATCCTGAAATTCATTTGACTGCTTATGATGATTTTTTGGAGCCAGAAAATTTAGATCAATTTATTCCTGCTGGAGCATATATTTTGGATGCCATGGATTCCGTGCAAACCAAAATTGCACTTTCGGTTTGGGCGCGAAAAAATACTCGTTCTTTAGTGATGTGTGGTGCTGCTGGTGGAAAGACCGATCCTACGTCCGTTCGTTGTGATGATTTATCTCGTACCGAACAAGACGCATTATTGGCAAAGGTACGCCAAGGTCTGCGACAAGATCATGGTTTTTCCAGAAATCTGAAACATAAAATTGGTATACGAGCCGTATACTCTCATGAGCCTCGCGCTGGTGCATCTACTGGAGGATTGGCTTGCTCTGGTTACGGTTCAACGGTAATGGTGACAGCTGCTTGTGGATTGGCTGCTGCTGCCGAGATCCTTAATTTGATTGGTCAAGACCAAGAGTAA
- the pepN gene encoding aminopeptidase N: MKTDLPQSFHRLAYRPPVYTFDQVELDIALDPARTIVKSRIEVIPSKSFEPGAPLELVGHELEFVSLRINGQAHRHFELTPETLTIHSLPNEGREKFVVEMICICVPEKNTTLMGLYVSNGNFFTQCEAEGFRKITYFLDRPDVMARYTVTLRAREEECPVLLSNGNLLSAEKLPNGWHSATWVDPFPKPSYLFALVAGKLKCIEETITISSGAKKLLQIWVEPHDLKKTRHAMDSLIASIHWDEKRFGLELDLERFMIVAVSDFNMGAMENKGLNIFNTKFVFAQPETATDADFANIESVVAHEYFHNWTGNRVTCQDWFQLSLKEGLTVFRDQEFSADQMGSESGRAVKRIEDVRLLRQLQFPEDAGPMAHPIRPDEYQEINNFYTVTVYEKGSEIVRMYQTLLGKDGFRKGMDLYFQRHDGQAVTCDDFLAAMADANGKDLNEFKNWYSQAGTPRVHVQEHYDAVKKQYQLTLTQSCVPSPGQPEKKPFYIPLKIRLLTRSNDQSEQLLELTQVTQTWTFDNIPDRPVLSINRNFSAPINLDFEQSEADLLALFSSDDDAFNRWEAGQKLAMQMILNNRLPDAELIEAYRNLLLDPELDPAFKELALTLPADSYLYEQCASVDPQQIFNARRAFRREIAKQLQLEWAALYQQMQTPGPFKSDGVDAGKRALKNLALSMLLDAAPSIWAPMAANQYHIADNMTDRYAALSALVVHGAKAAKDCLIDFHNRFANDALVIDKWFGLQASRPPVDGLESTLVEVRKLREHPAFKLNNPNRVRSVIHSFCANNPASFHQADGSGYEFWADSVLALDPINPQVAARLARALDRWRLFAQPYQDRMKVALERVSTYQTLSSDVREVIGKALGN; this comes from the coding sequence ATGAAAACCGATCTTCCTCAGAGCTTTCACCGGCTCGCATACCGTCCTCCCGTCTATACCTTTGATCAAGTTGAACTAGATATTGCTTTAGATCCTGCTCGCACCATTGTTAAAAGTCGGATCGAGGTTATACCGAGTAAAAGTTTTGAGCCAGGGGCGCCCTTGGAATTGGTCGGACACGAACTCGAGTTTGTGAGTTTGAGAATTAATGGTCAAGCCCATCGTCATTTTGAATTAACGCCTGAGACGCTCACGATACATTCCTTGCCTAATGAGGGCAGAGAAAAATTTGTCGTAGAAATGATTTGCATTTGTGTTCCAGAGAAAAATACTACCTTGATGGGTTTGTATGTTTCCAACGGAAACTTCTTTACTCAGTGTGAGGCAGAGGGTTTCAGGAAGATTACTTACTTCCTCGATCGTCCAGACGTCATGGCGCGCTATACGGTGACATTGCGTGCGCGTGAAGAGGAGTGTCCAGTCTTGCTTTCCAATGGCAATTTACTTAGCGCTGAAAAACTTCCTAATGGCTGGCATAGCGCTACTTGGGTAGATCCGTTTCCAAAACCATCCTATTTATTTGCATTAGTCGCAGGCAAGTTGAAATGCATTGAAGAAACCATTACGATCAGCAGTGGGGCCAAGAAGCTATTGCAGATTTGGGTTGAACCACACGACCTCAAGAAAACGCGTCATGCAATGGATTCCCTCATTGCTTCAATTCATTGGGATGAGAAGCGTTTTGGTTTGGAGTTAGATTTAGAGCGATTCATGATCGTTGCCGTCAGTGATTTCAATATGGGAGCGATGGAGAATAAGGGTTTAAATATTTTCAATACCAAATTTGTTTTTGCGCAACCAGAAACGGCTACAGATGCAGACTTCGCCAATATTGAAAGTGTTGTTGCCCATGAATACTTCCATAACTGGACGGGTAATCGAGTCACTTGTCAGGACTGGTTTCAATTATCACTAAAAGAAGGTTTGACTGTATTCAGAGACCAAGAGTTCTCTGCTGACCAAATGGGTAGCGAATCGGGTAGAGCCGTAAAACGAATTGAGGATGTTCGATTACTGCGTCAATTGCAATTCCCAGAAGATGCGGGTCCGATGGCCCATCCAATTCGTCCTGACGAGTATCAGGAGATCAATAATTTCTATACGGTTACTGTATATGAGAAGGGCTCCGAGATTGTCCGGATGTATCAAACCCTCTTGGGTAAAGATGGATTTCGGAAGGGGATGGATTTGTACTTCCAGCGCCACGATGGTCAGGCGGTTACTTGTGATGATTTCTTGGCTGCCATGGCAGATGCCAATGGAAAAGATCTAAACGAGTTTAAGAATTGGTATAGCCAAGCGGGTACACCACGTGTCCATGTACAAGAGCACTACGATGCCGTAAAAAAACAGTATCAATTGACCTTAACTCAAAGCTGTGTGCCAAGCCCTGGCCAACCAGAGAAAAAACCTTTCTATATTCCGCTGAAGATTCGTCTACTTACTCGGTCAAATGATCAGTCAGAACAATTGCTCGAACTTACTCAAGTCACTCAAACATGGACTTTTGACAATATTCCAGATCGTCCAGTACTTTCAATTAATCGAAATTTCTCAGCACCGATTAATTTGGATTTCGAGCAAAGTGAGGCTGATCTTTTAGCTTTATTCTCCAGCGATGACGATGCTTTCAATCGCTGGGAGGCTGGTCAAAAGTTAGCAATGCAAATGATTCTTAATAATCGCTTGCCAGATGCTGAGTTGATTGAAGCGTATCGCAATCTCTTGCTTGACCCCGAACTGGATCCAGCCTTTAAAGAACTCGCTTTAACATTGCCAGCAGATTCTTATTTGTATGAGCAATGCGCCAGCGTTGATCCTCAGCAAATATTTAATGCGCGTCGCGCTTTCCGTAGAGAAATAGCTAAACAACTTCAACTGGAGTGGGCGGCTTTGTATCAACAAATGCAAACGCCAGGACCCTTCAAGTCAGATGGTGTTGATGCAGGTAAACGCGCACTGAAAAATCTAGCCTTGAGTATGCTGTTAGATGCAGCGCCGAGTATTTGGGCGCCTATGGCAGCAAATCAATACCATATTGCCGACAATATGACGGATCGATATGCCGCATTATCTGCATTGGTTGTTCATGGTGCGAAAGCGGCAAAGGATTGTTTGATCGATTTCCATAATCGCTTTGCAAATGATGCATTGGTGATTGATAAGTGGTTCGGCTTGCAAGCTAGTCGTCCGCCAGTAGATGGACTGGAATCTACTCTTGTGGAGGTCAGAAAATTACGTGAACACCCTGCCTTTAAGTTAAATAACCCAAACCGCGTACGTAGCGTGATTCATTCCTTCTGCGCCAATAATCCAGCGAGCTTTCATCAGGCTGATGGTAGTGGCTATGAGTTTTGGGCGGATAGCGTTCTAGCACTAGACCCTATTAACCCTCAGGTGGCTGCCCGCCTAGCAAGAGCATTGGATCGCTGGCGTTTATTTGCTCAGCCTTATCAAGATCGTATGAAAGTGGCCTTAGAGCGGGTTT